The following is a genomic window from Thermodesulforhabdaceae bacterium.
AAAATGCCAACTTCAAAAATTACGATTACAATTGATAATAATTTGTTAAGAGAAATTGATTTGCTTGTGAAATCTAATTTATTTCCAAATAGAAGTAGGGCAATTCAAGAAGCCATAGTCGATAAACTCAAAAGATTAAAAAAGACCCGATTGTCACGAGAATGTGCTAAACTTGATCCTGATTTTGAACAGGATATGGCAGAAGAAGGATTTTCAGTGGAGATAGATGAATGGCCAGGATATTGAGAGGAGATATTTGCTGGGCTGATTTAAATCCTGTAATAGGCGCTGAGCAGGGCGGTCTTCGCCCTGTTCTTATTTTAAGTCATGACATTTTTAATGAAAGATCAGGTACTGTTATAGCAATGGCAATAACAAGCCAGGAACAAAAAGCAGGATTTCCTTTAACTTTTGAACTCTCCAAGACAAGGTTACCTAAAAGGTCCTGGGTTAAAATAAGCCAGATTCGAACGTTATCGATAAAAAGGATAAGGGGAAAAATTACAAGAGTTTCTCCTGAAGAACTTGACATGATTATTGATGGATTGAATGAAATAATTGGTGGTTAACAAAAACCATGAACCTGATCGTTGTCCCACTGAGACTTCATAGCGGAAGGCTAGTTCATACCTTAAAGATTGCCGATATTGGCTGTGGCACTGGGGCTTCTACATTGGAAGCCTAAAAATTTTCCTTTTTAGCCGTAAGCTAAGTTATTGATTTTATGGTGCGCCCGGCAGGATTCGAACCTGCGACCTACGGATTCGTAGTCCGGCACTCTATCCAGCTGAGCTACGGGCGCACGTTGGATTTGAAATGAAAAGGTATTTTTCTCTTACACTAAGATTGGCAAATGATCAAGACAAAAACCTAGTGCAATGTTGCAAGAAGCGTAGGATGACATATCTGGTGAGTTCGAATACACAGGCTAATTGATTGTATATGCGAGGATGCGATTGTGTTATAAGAGAAAGGCACAGTATCGATGTGTCACTACAAGAGCAAC
Proteins encoded in this region:
- a CDS encoding ribbon-helix-helix domain-containing protein, which codes for MPTSKITITIDNNLLREIDLLVKSNLFPNRSRAIQEAIVDKLKRLKKTRLSRECAKLDPDFEQDMAEEGFSVEIDEWPGY
- a CDS encoding type II toxin-antitoxin system PemK/MazF family toxin, with the protein product MARILRGDICWADLNPVIGAEQGGLRPVLILSHDIFNERSGTVIAMAITSQEQKAGFPLTFELSKTRLPKRSWVKISQIRTLSIKRIRGKITRVSPEELDMIIDGLNEIIGG